GGCATTCATATAATTCTCGCCCGGTTTGATTTCGCTAATCTTAATCCCGTCCATTGCCCGTTGCATTAGACCTGCCACGTCAATTCGTTCTTCATATGAACGTGACCGGTCGAGCTTAGGATGGGTCTTCGGTGCTGGCGGTGCAAAAATCGTACAGCAGTCTTCAAATGGCATGATTGATAAATTATACGTATCAATCTTTTCTGCCACTTTAATGATTTCAGTCTTGTCCATTGAAATCACTGGCCGCAATACAGGAAGTGCCGTCACATCATTGATTGCAATCATACTGTCCATCGTCTGTGAAGCCACTTGACCTAAAGATTCACCATTAAAAATGGCCTTACCATGGCGTTCCCGTGTAATGGCATCCATTAGACGCATCATTAACCGTCGTTGGACCGTCATTAAATAACCTTCAGGGACTTTTTCTTTGATTTCTTCTTGAATTTCCGTAAATGGAATCTGGATAAACTTCACACTACCAGAATAACTCGCTAACGTTGAAGCCAATTGCTTGGCTTTAGCTAACGCTTGTTCACTCGTATATGGCGGACTGAAGAAATGCACCATCTCCATATCAACCCCACGCTTCATGCCCAAGTACCCGGCAACTGGTGAATCAATCCCACCAGAAAGCATCAGCATCCCTTTACCAGCAGTGCCAACGGGTAAGCCCCCGGCACCATTAATGGTCTCAGAAGATAGGAAAATGCCGTTCATGCGAACTTCTACGCGAATGACAATATCAGGATGTTGCATCTTCACTTGAATACCAGCAACGTGATCTAAAATCTGACCACCTAACATGTCATTGATTTCGTTCGTGTCGTATTCAAAATGATGATCAGAACGACGGGTATTAACTTTAAACGTCATCCCAGGCTTAAATTGCGCTTGCACCATGGCAATCGCCGTTGCATAAACCTCGTCCATATCTTGAGCGACCCGAATACTTGGTGAAAAGTTTTGAATCCCAAAAACCAATTGTAACCGGTCCATGACACCTTGCGCATCTTCATCATGTAATGAAATGTGCATCCGGTCACGGTCAGCATGTACTTTTAACGTCGGAAAGTCGTGGAGCGCTTTGCGGACGTTACGGCCTAAGCTATCAATAAAGTTGCGGCGATTCTTGCCCTTAGTTGATAGTTCACCATAACGCACCATAATTTCAGTATATTGCATTAACAGGTTCCTTTCAGTTATGCGTCAGCATTGATCTTAGAAAATTTTTGATAGAGGTTATCAAAGACACGATTAAATTCATCCGCTTCGGCCAACGTATTGTTCTCATCTAAACTAATCCGAATAGCACTCGTGGCAATTGCTTCTGGCACTTGCATCGCCATTAGCGTACTGGAGGCCAGATGTTTTTTAGATGAACAAGCACTCGTCGTCGAAATATAAATGCCTTGGTCTTCGAACGCATGCACGATGGTTTCACCACGGACCCCATTAATCGTAAAACACAAAATATGCGGTGCAAAGCCAGCCGTTGGTTGACTAAAAATAGTCACTTTCGGGAGGTCCTTGATATGGTCATAGACGCGTTGCTTGATGGCTCGTTCACGAGCAACTTTAGCCGTTTCATCCGTTAATAAGAGCCGCAGCGCTTTTGCCATACCAGCAATTGCGGGCACGTTTTCTGTTCCCGAACGCCAGTTATCTTCTTGACCGCCACCTGTCATTAATGGCGCTAACTTGCGACCTTGACGGGCATAGATAAAGCCCACGCCACGAGGCGCATGAAATTTGTGCCCCGAAAACGTCACAAAATCAACCCGATCATTCATAATCAAGTTTTGAATCCCTTTGCCAATTCCTTGGACGGCATCCACATGAAAATGAATCTTAGGATAAGGTTTTAAAATCTCAGCGACATCTAACAACGGTTGAATCGTACCAATTTCATTATTGACCGCCATTACTGACACCAAAATCGTATCCGGGCGAATCGCCGCTTTTAAGTCGGCGGGATTAATCCGGCCTTCTTGGTCGACCGGTAAGTACGTAATATCAAAACCCAAATCAGCCAATTGTGCCATTGAGTTATGAATTGCGGGGTGTTCAACTGCAGTGGTAATGAGGTGTTTTCCAAAACTTCGCTTTTCAATGGCAGTTCCTTTAACGACCCAATTATCGCCTTCAGTTCCCCCAGAGGTAAAGAAGATTTCACTAGTTTTCGCGCCAATCAAATCTGCAATTTGGTGTCGTGATTGTTCCAACAAATGAAACGCATTTTCACCAAAATTGTGCAAACTTGATGGGTTACCCCAAACCTTTTGCGACACCTTAGCATAGGTTTCAACCACAGCTGGGGCAGCTTGCGTCGTCGCACTATTATCAAAATAAATCATACATGAGCCTTCACTTTCCAAAAAAGTCGTGCTAAGCACTTACTTTCGATAAGAATTCTTTGCAATTATACCAAATAATCACGTTGAAACAAGTCCTGCTGTCTGACCGTTCACCAGTCAGACACCCAATGACACCACTACTTTCTCAATAAAAAACCACCGTCACCGGTGGTTTTACTACTCAACATCATCTTTTTTTTGCGCATAATAACTGTCTTCAATTCGTTTATAAGCACCTGGATCGACCTTGTCAATCGCCGTCGCAATCACTTCTAGGCTATGGGCATAGTCATGGCCCTCATTAAACAATTGCTGAGCCGACACACTAGCTGCTTGAACCTCTTCATGATTCGTTTTATAACGGTTTGCATACTGTAATAGTTGTTCGGCTAAAATCGCTGAATCCATTAAATCAGTCGTTTTTTCTTTTAAGGTTGCCAAGTCGGCTTGAATCACAATCAATTGTTTCGTAATGTCATCCATATTAATCACTAACTTATTAATATCGTGATCTAAGCGTTCGATTTCTTTGCTGACAACAAAAAAGTAATCCAAATAGTCTTGCGGTAGCCCAGGCAAGTTTAGATTTTCCACTTGCCGTTTAACGGCATGGATTTCGAAATCAAAGCGTTGCAACGTTGATTGGGCTTTGGATTCCTCAGCCGCTAAGCCAGCAACCCCTTTATCAATCGCCACTTGTTCTTCCTCAATCCCTTTTAACTGCGCTGCTTGATCTGTGTAATGCGCCGCAATTTGGCTATAGACCGCTTGCTTACTCGTAATGGCCGTAACATCGGCCTGATAAACGGACTCAATATTTTTCAACTGTTCATTAAGTTCCCGCGTCCGTTCAACTTCATGGTCATTCAATGTGTAACTTTGTGCTAACCGATCCAATTCAATCTGTAACCGATGATTTTGGTTTATCGCATGGGTTAAAAATTGACTGATTTCAGCTTGCTTTTCATCAACGACCGCTTTGGCATCAATCTCTACCTGTAGCACATCATAGATATGGTCAATCCGCTTTTCAATGGCATGATTACCAGCTTCAGCCTCGGCAACCTTTAGCTCGCCAAGTAACGCCGTGTTCGCATCAATAGCTTGCTTTAAGGACTGAATTTCAGGTTCGATTGTAGCCACTTCAAAATGAAAATGTTGGTCCACTAATTGCTGGTATCCCATCGCTAATTCTTTGATTTGATCGGGGAACCCAGTGACCAAATCCTTATAGATTGGTGGAATCCGGTCAATATCTGCTTCTAAGGCACTCGTATCATGCCGCAACTGATCCAATACTTGTTCAGCTGCGTCATGATCACCGGCTTTGGCTAACTGTGAAAAACGATCAAAATCACTTTCAAGATTAGCGAGGCGATCTTCCAATTGGTCGATACTTGGCCCAAACGAAAAGTTTTGTGATAGCAATGTTTTCCGTAAATTCTGATATTTCTTTTCTAATTGTGCGACCGCTTGCCGATGGGCTTGGTCAGCGTCATCTAACGCTTTGAGTCCTTGTCGCGTCTCATCAATACTGGTCTCGACAATGGTTAAGGCCTGACTGGCTTTTTTTAGATTCTGTCGTGCCTCGACAAATTTGATTTTGCGCGTCAATTCTTTGGTTTGCGTCAACTGTTCACTGATTGCAGGTAACCGATCATTTTGAACCACTTGATCGTCATTTTGCAGCGTTGCCAACTTTTCTAACGACCCACCGGTTAACCCTAGTCTTTCGATTTTTTCAAAATCAGTTGCTTGCGCAGCGGCGACTAACGCTTGCTGCTGCGACGTTAGCTGCTGAATTTGTTTATCTATGTACAGTTGAAAGCCTTTGATCGCAGCGTAAATCACAATCGCGACAACCACAATACCGATTGCTACTTGCATATAAATGCCCCTTACTTAATTTAAATTACTGTATAATAGTTTAGTTGGTGGTTCACCCTGTCGAACCGCAACCTTGCATTTTGCTATCAATCCAATTAAAATCTAACACAAATTATAGCATAGTCGCAATTATCAAACAGTATGAATTTACTAACTTCTAGGAGGATTTTTTATGTCAACGACCGAAACTTCACTTATGAACCAACAATTAGATGCGCTACTCTACGAAGAAACCAACTTAATCGCGAATTTAGCGAACGCTAGTGCCCTCATTAAGACGACTGATACTAATCTTAATTGGGCCGGCTTTTACTTATATAATAGTAAAACCGACCAGCTTGACTTGGGACCATTCCAGGGTAAAGTCGCTTGTATGCATATTAAAAGTGGCGCTGGGGTGGTCGGCACGGCCTTTGATGAACAGTCGAGTCGCCGGGTCGCCGATGTTCATCAATTTCCTGGTCACATTGCTTGTGATAGTGCCAGTAATTCAGAATTAGTCGTGCCCATCACAAAAGACGGCCGTAAAATCGGCGTTTTAGACTTAGATTCACCTGATCTTGATCACTTCAGTGCTGCCGCTGAAGCTGAAATGGTCGAATTTGTCACTATTTTAACGCAACACATTGACTAATCAGACCTTAGCATGCTATGCTACTTATTGTGTAAAATAATGCAGCAGTAAGTGGTAAGCTCGTCAACAGATTGGTGCCAGTAATGGTCGGTTAGTAACCTGCGGCTGCAATGGCGAAAACTGCAGTCTAATCTGAACGAATATCGAACTTACATCGGATTATTTTACTCCAACTAAAATTTATTGGAGGATACAACATATGTCTCGTTATACAGGTCCAAGTTGGAAGATCTCCCGTCGTTTGGGAATGTCTCTTTCAGGTACTGGTAAAGAATTAGCTCGTCGTCCTTATGCTCCTGGTGATCATGGTCAAGGTCGTCACCCAAAGCTTTCTGAATACGGTACGCAATTACGTGAAAAGCAAAAGTTACGGATGATGTACGGTTTAACTGAACGTCAATTCTCTAACTTATTCCTTAAAGCTGGTAAGATTCGCGAAGGTAAGCATGGGGTTAACTTCATGATCTTACTCGAACGTCGTTTAGACAACATGGTTTATCGTTTAGGTTTGGCTACTACTCGTCGCCAAGCTCGTCAATTGGTAAACCATGGTCACATCACTGTTGATGGCAAACGTGTTGACATTCCTTCATACGAAGTTAAAGTCGGCCAAGTTATCTCAGTTCGTGACAAGTCTAAGAAGTTAATCGTGATTACGGGTGCTGTTGAAGCCGTCGTTTCACGTCCTAACTTTGTTTCATTCGATGCTGATAAGCTCGAAGGTTCATTGACTCGTTTACCAGAACGTGAAGAACTTGAAGCAGATATCGACGAATCACTTATCGTTGAATACTACAACAAACTTTAATTTCCGGTCGTTAAAAACACGTCGCATTCGCGGCGTGTTTTTTTGTGTCTAGGATTCTAAAGCCTGCCTGATGGCCACATAAATGGGACTTAACGTCACCAGTGTCTGCTTTAGATACGCTAACTGGTCAGCGTTATTTTGCAATAATAGTGACGTTAGGCTTAAGCTACGCCCAATTAATAATTCGCTATGCCGATACTGGTCAAACGTCGTAATCGCCTTAGTGATATTGGTCGGTGTGGCTGGTTCAGTCTGAGCAACCGTATGATTATTACTAATCACATAATCAGCGGGTAACGGTGCCAACCAAGTCTGTAAGTCAGCTGACGTCACTTGTGCTTGCAGTGCCGCCTTCCCTTCATCCAACAAATCTAAATAAATGAAGAGCCGATCCGGCCATAGCCCCAGTTCGAAATGCGGTAACGCTTTATACCGCCGGCGCTCATCACTAAAGGCGACCCAAGTATCAACCGGTGGATTTTTATAGCGGCGCAAATGTTGCGCGACGTGGGCATAAAACGGTCGCCCCGTTTGCGCCGTCAAGATTGGCATCAATTGAACGGCTAGGGCGTCAAACTTTGGATCAATGACTGTTTTAATTAAGTGCATTCGCCCCGCTAAAGTTGGCTCATCAAAAATCTTGAAATCACTTGCTGTAAACATGGTTATCCCCCTCTATCCATCGCTTTTGCCTACAGAACATGCTACAATACTATGATAATCGGAGAAAGGATGTTTGACAATGGCTGACACAGATAAGCAACCCGTTGATCGACTACAAACCGCGATGCATGGGACCCCTGAACTGCATCCAGATCAACAACATAAATATTTAGGCACGTTTCGCGAGCGGGTTGAACTTGCCGTCACCGTCTACCAAATCAAGCGCCATCACTACGTTGATCAATTGAATCAAGCGTTTCAGGCGCACCCAGATTATCGCCTCTTAATTAATGGCAATCTTGACCAAGATATTCTGGGACCTTATCTAAGGGCAGTTGCCCAGACGGACGTGCAATTCACCATCAAAACGGACGCTGTTTACCGGACTGAGGATACTAACTATGCCCTCGTCTTTGCCGCGCCGACCGCGATTAATCAACCCAACATTGATATTGACCAGTGTTACCAACCGGTCAATGACACCCCTAACAAGCCTACTAAATCAACTGGTTTGTTCGGACACTTTAAAAAGTTACTCTAAAAAAAACAAGCTTGGGTTGCACCCAGGCTTGTTTTTTTATGGCATTAATTTGATTTTACCCCACCATTTATGCAGGAAACAATTGATCTAATAATTGGGTAGCGACCGGTTGTGCTGTCCCAAACATCGGGAAACAATGCGGATAAAGTAGCGGTGCCGCATGAATCCCCAAGTAAACAGCCATTTCTGGATGTTCCGGCGTTAATGCGGCATAGAGATTAGGAATCATAACATCAATTCCCGCCACCTGCAGCTTCAAAGCCGCCGCTAACGCTTCTACCGCCTCAATATACGAATGATGCATATCTGCCGTAACATCTAAGCCATCGGCACCATTACCAAAGGTCGCATCTTCACGTAACAAGATTTGGGTGCCCCGACCAACGACTTGATCTAAATCCAACTGATAAGATGCTAACCGATATCGTTCGACGGTCCCCAGCTTAAGCGTTGATTGGGGCGCTTTAAATGCCGGTCCCCGTAAGGCCCGGGCATTTTTTCGATCCAATAACGTTTGTACCGTTGCACGACCATCGCCAACAATATTGGCTGGAATCCGTTCAAGAATTGCCGTGACACGGCCGCCAATCACCATGAACCGATAGCTTGACCCCACGATTAGTTCTTCGGCCATCACACTTTTAGTTTGTTCGAATAGTTGCTGGACCACTTGTTCAAATAATTGCCGTTCGGGCATGATGCGAAAGGCAACCACGGCATGGGCTTGATCGGTCGCTTTCAAGACAATGCCGCCGCCACGCACATAGCGATCATAATCTTTAATCAACTGATTAGCCGTGTGATAAGTTTGCGAGGCCGGCACCGCAACGCCCTGCTCCGCCATAATTTGCTTAGCCGCAACTTTATGCGTTAAAACAGTCGTTAACGCTTGCGGATTCAAGTCGGTCCCACTCCCATTAACCACTAATTGCGCCCGTTCACCTTGGGTCAATCGTAAAATATCTGCCGTAGCTGATACCACATCCACTTTAATGCCCCGCGCCAATGCGGGCTCGATTAATAGTTGACTCGATAAACTCAAATCCGTAAAACCAGGTAACTCAAATGGCGTCGTTTGCGTCGCAGTCTGATAAGTTTTGGCGCGTTCAAGTGCCCAAGCTAAAGCATCAGGCGCCATCGCAATTTGGGCACTCAATGTCTGCTTGGGGTCCGCAATGCGCGATTTTAACGCCGTTAACAGCGCGACATCACTGGCTGGTAACCCCTGCGCCGTAGCAAAATCCCGTAATGCATCCAAAACTTGCCGCGCCGGTTCAGCTTGAGCACTCGCCGTCGTCGGATTTTCAGACGTTACTTGCGTCATTAGTTGTGCTGCCTGCGTGTTAACCTGACCAACCATCGCAGTCGGTAAAGCCGGCATCATCACAAAGTAATTGGCTAACAAGCGCATGAACGCCAACACTTGGGGATTAACCCCAGTTGCTTGGGTTGGGTCTAAATCCAGTCCTCTAAATTCTAAGTAGTACACCCCTTGCTGACCAAGCTCGGTTAACTGACCGTTGCTTCGTAGCCGAACCGGACCCGCAAAGTCACGCGCCGTCGCCAATGTGCCCTGCCGAACTGCTGCTTGAATCTTCGTCACATACCGGTCAATTGAGCTATAATCACCAGCAACCTGGTTGTGCCGATTGACCGGTGCCTGGACACTCGTTCGTTGCCGTTTCGACTGCGTGTCTGTCACCATTAAGGTCGGCGTGGCACCGAACAGATACTGAATCAGCCAGTCCATACGGACGAAACCTTGAGCGACCTTCAAATAAATGGCATTCCGAAATTCAACATAACTGGCATACTGTTGATGGAATTTTTCAGTATATAAACGCATAAATAATTGTTCATTAAAACTTAAATTAACGTGAACCCCGGTCGTCATCAACTTCGTTATATCCCCGGTCTGTGCCTGTTTTTGACGGCGTTTGAAACCGGCCGCATCGGCATCGGCCAACGGAATCTGGGACTGATCTGCCGGTAGAATCGGCGTACTAGATAATGGCCATAAATACTCATCTGCTGCCAACGCCCGGCGCGCCGTTGTATTCAACCCCGTCAAGTAAGCCATTAATGGTTTAATGGCCGCAAACGCTGGCGTAGTTAACTTTAACTGGGTCTGGGCAAACCCATTGTGCAATTGCTGATTTTTCCGCTGATTGCCAAATGCCTTCGGATAAGGCTGGGGGCTTAATTCACCTTGCCCATTGACCCGGTGCATCGTAACTTCTAACCCTAAGTTCATCTGGTGTACCAGGGGAACTAATTGATAGTGCTCAATCGCTTGCCCAACTGCATCTAATTTCATTTTATCAATCCTTATCTATTTTATAATTTTATTGCTGGTAACTGGCCCTAACGTTAAACCGAATCTTTCAGGGTATCTCCCCTTAAATGTTATAATAATTGGGACTAGTTTTGCAAGAACAAGGAGGAGAACGGATGCAACAACCATTAGCTTATCGGATGCGACCCCAAACTATTGAAGAAGTCGTTGGTCAACGCCAACTGGTTGGTCCCGGTAAGATTATCGCCCGCATGGTCACGGCCAAACGCCTCTCATCAATGATTCTATACGGTCCGCCCGGTACTGGCAAGACCAGTATTGCGAGTGCCATCGCTGGCTCAACCAAATATGCGTTCCGCATGCTGAACGCCGCAACCGATAGCAAGAAACAATTACAAATTGTTGCCGAAGAAGCTAAGATGAGTGGGACCGTCATTTTATTACTGGATGAAATCCATCGGCTTGATAAAACCAAACAAGATTTTTTATTGCCACATTTAGAAAGTGGCCGCATTATTTTAATTGGGGCTACGACGGAAAATCCTTACATTAGCATCAATCCGGCGATTCGCAGTCGGACTCAGATTTTCCAAGTCACGCCATTAGCACCAACTGACATTGAAATTGCCGTTAAGCGAGCGTTACAAGATGACAAGCGTGGGCTGGGTCAATATCACGTCGACCTCGACCCGGCCGCCTTACATCATCTGTGTACTGCCACAGACGGCGATCTACGGAGTGCCTTAAACGGCTTAGAACTGGCTGTCTTATCGTCGCCCCCCACCGAACAGGACCATCGCGAAATCACGCAACCAATTATTGAAGAGTGTTTACAAAAAAAGGCGCTCTCCGCCGATAAGGATGGCGATGCCCACTATGATGTCATCTCCGCCTTCCAAAAGTCAATTCGCGGTTCCGATGCTAATGCAGCCTTACATTACATGGCACGGCTCGTTGAAGCTGGTGATTTAAAGAGTTTAACGCGCCGCTTGTTGGTCATCGCTTATGAAGATATCGGCTTAGCCAACCCGCCCGCATGCCAACGGGCCGTCGCTGCGGTTCAAGCTGCCGATCAATTGGGCTTTCCCGAAGCCCGAATTCCATTGGCTAACGCCGTCATTGAATTGGCCTTATCACCTAAATCCAATTCAGCGATGCTAGCCATTGATGGTGCCTTAGAAAAAGTTCGCGCTGGCCATTTTGGTGATATTCCGGCCGACTTAAAAGACGCGCACTATGCCGGCGCCGCCAAGTTAGGTCATGGGGTTGGTTACGATTATCCGCATGACCATCCTGGTGATTGGGTCGCACAACAATACTTGCCAGATGCCATTAAACACGCTGATTATTATCAACCCAAAGCCAATGGCCGCTTCGAACCAGCCTTAGGTGATCAATATCGCAAATTACTCAAAGCCAATCAGCGTAACCGCTAACAAGATTATGCCTAGGGCCATCGTTGCAACTTTAAAGCGAATATGCTAGACTAATAGTCGAAATTACTAAGGTGTGCGCATTGCTCTAAAAAAAGTGTTGCCGAACAATTAATACTACTTTGGGACTAACTTTAGCTAGTTATCATAACATGCCTTATCATTTGGTAGTTAGAGGGCTAGACAGCCGGTCCCACCTGCCTTGAAGCGGGTCAATACTGAAGAGCGATTAACGGCACCACTAGTTTTTCCGGAAGCTTGCTTCCGTGGGTCAGGACTTGTTCCTGACCCTTTTTGTTTACACCAGCTTACTAAATTTAACTTTCGGAGGTTTCGTTTTGATTACCTTATTACTCAGTGTCTATACGCTAATTGCGGCCTTACTAGGAAGCTACTTAGTTCGGCATCAAGCCCAACCGTTTCTAACCTTTGATCCTACTAAATCTCCAGCCGTTCGCCACATTGCACGTTACGGGGGCAGCCTGATGTTATTGGTCGCTCTCGGCAGTGTGCTGACGATTTTTTATCAAAGCATCGTCTTAATCGCCTTAGTCTTAGCCAGCGGTTGCTTGATTATGATGGCAATTGCCCTCCTTCTCATGACTTTTATGCAAATCTAAGAGAAAACGCTTTTTATTTTTTACGAAAACCTTTACAATATAAGTATCAAGTATTGAGGGGTGAGAATGATGTTACAACAATACCAACACATCTTAGTTCCCGTTGATGGTTCTTATGAAGCGGAATTAGCATTCAAAAAGGCCGTCGCTGTTGCGAAACGAAATGGACCAAGTGCTTCAGTTCATATGGTGCATGTCGTGGATACTCGGGCTTTCCAAAACATTTCTAGTTTTGACACAACCATGGTTGAACAAGTTACCGACACCGCACAAAAGACTTTAGACAAGTATGTTGCCGAAGCCAAAGCGGATGGCCTTAACAATGTCGACTATTCCATTGAATATGGCGCACCCAAGACGATTATTGCGCGCGATGTGCCTAAAGATTTAGGCGTTGACCTCATTATGATCGGTGCAACTGGTTTGAATGCCGTTGAACGATTATTAATTGGTTCAGTTACCGAATATGTCACTCGGATGGCAGTTTGCGATGTCTTAGTCGTTCGGACTGATTTAGAGAACAAACCTGCACCAAAACCAAAGAAAAAGTAATCTCACTGACTTAAAGTGACCTGTTCCAAACCTAATTGACTGGTAACCTGGTGACAAGCTGTCATCCGTTTATCAGTCAATTTTTTTATGCTAAAAGGCACTTAAACGCAATGTTTAAGTGCCTTTTGAGACTATTGTGGATCACCTGGTGCTTTGACAGTGCCATCCGCCCTAACAATCCAACAAAGTCCTTCTGGCGTGACAAAAGTCCAGCCACCCGTTGAACCTTGGTCGATTTTCAACTCATCCATTGAATAGCCACCAAAATCGCCACCATCAGGAAATGCCGCAGTTAACGCCGCCTTCGCTTGGTCTTCAGTTAAGCCAGTTGAACTGGACGCACTACTACTGCTACTATCTGCAGTCCCGCGCGTACCGGTACTGGTTTCGGAACTGGACGCTTCATCGGTGGTCGTCGATGAGTCGTCATCGGAATCAGTCGACGAGTCAGTCGCTGTTTCTTCATCACTGTAACCACTCACCGATTTATTAGCCGCAATCAATTTTTTGTTTTTTAGATTACTCGACTTGGCAACCCCATTCTTAAAATCAGCATAAGCTAATTTATTCGTCTTATTCAAGTATTCAATAATCCCATCGCCCAAAGTACTTTGCTCAGGAATTGTCGTGAAGAGCTGATCAACACTTTCAGTTTGACCAGCTTTAACTTTTAGGACGCCACGCTTTTTCGATAATTTTTTGTCATCATTTAAGATAAAGACAAACTTAGTCCGGTTAAATTTAATTGTCTTTTTCGACCTATTAGTGACTTTCATCGAAACCACATAAACTGGATCGGCATAATTATCCTTGGTCTCATCTTGATCAAGTTTAAATTTAAAGTTGACCTTGGCTTTATCGGCCTTTGTCAAATTTTGATAATACACCGTTTCAGTCTTCGCTGCCGTTTTTGTGGCAGTTTTTTTCGTCATCAGCGCACCACTACGCTTAAAACTACACCCGACCAACAACAAGACACTCCCAATGACCATCACCACTAATTCAAATTTACGTCTCATCACAGTTTATCCTCCACAATTGATCGTCTCCCGGCACTAATCATTAAAATCATAAACAACCGTCCCATTTTCAACAATATACAAATACCGATCCTCATTCTCAGGATTGACTAACTGAACTTTGACATCATGATCCTTCGTCGGCATTTTGTCAGCCATTTCCTCAGAGATTTTTTTGAATTTTTCCAGATAAGTTGAAATAATGCCATTACCGTCATTGTAAGTAATCACATCCTCAACGGCCTGATAAAGCTTGGAATCATAATCTGGAATCACTCGAATTGTGTTCGTGCGTTTTGAGTAATAAACTTCATTGCTTGACCCGAGGTGCTCGGTAACTACCGTTTGACTAATATCAGCAATCGCCTGTTCCGACAAATGGTTCCGCTGATAAGTATCATAGCCATACTTCCCCAAACCAACTACGATAACCAAGACAATCACGCCAATAATAATTGATAAACTACTGTGACTAGCTGGCGCTGTGGGTGCAGACTGACTGGTTGATTGATTGACCGGTGGGACATCAGCAACTGGCACTGATTGCTGCGGCTGCGTTGCCGACGTTACCGGTTCAGTTTCACCGGTCGCACTTGCCGGCATATCAGCCTGAGAACTTGGTTTTTCA
This genomic window from Lactobacillus sp. CBA3606 contains:
- the rpsD gene encoding 30S ribosomal protein S4, giving the protein MSRYTGPSWKISRRLGMSLSGTGKELARRPYAPGDHGQGRHPKLSEYGTQLREKQKLRMMYGLTERQFSNLFLKAGKIREGKHGVNFMILLERRLDNMVYRLGLATTRRQARQLVNHGHITVDGKRVDIPSYEVKVGQVISVRDKSKKLIVITGAVEAVVSRPNFVSFDADKLEGSLTRLPEREELEADIDESLIVEYYNKL
- a CDS encoding cysteine desulfurase family protein, which produces MIYFDNSATTQAAPAVVETYAKVSQKVWGNPSSLHNFGENAFHLLEQSRHQIADLIGAKTSEIFFTSGGTEGDNWVVKGTAIEKRSFGKHLITTAVEHPAIHNSMAQLADLGFDITYLPVDQEGRINPADLKAAIRPDTILVSVMAVNNEIGTIQPLLDVAEILKPYPKIHFHVDAVQGIGKGIQNLIMNDRVDFVTFSGHKFHAPRGVGFIYARQGRKLAPLMTGGGQEDNWRSGTENVPAIAGMAKALRLLLTDETAKVARERAIKQRVYDHIKDLPKVTIFSQPTAGFAPHILCFTINGVRGETIVHAFEDQGIYISTTSACSSKKHLASSTLMAMQVPEAIATSAIRISLDENNTLAEADEFNRVFDNLYQKFSKINADA
- the ezrA gene encoding septation ring formation regulator EzrA → MQVAIGIVVVAIVIYAAIKGFQLYIDKQIQQLTSQQQALVAAAQATDFEKIERLGLTGGSLEKLATLQNDDQVVQNDRLPAISEQLTQTKELTRKIKFVEARQNLKKASQALTIVETSIDETRQGLKALDDADQAHRQAVAQLEKKYQNLRKTLLSQNFSFGPSIDQLEDRLANLESDFDRFSQLAKAGDHDAAEQVLDQLRHDTSALEADIDRIPPIYKDLVTGFPDQIKELAMGYQQLVDQHFHFEVATIEPEIQSLKQAIDANTALLGELKVAEAEAGNHAIEKRIDHIYDVLQVEIDAKAVVDEKQAEISQFLTHAINQNHRLQIELDRLAQSYTLNDHEVERTRELNEQLKNIESVYQADVTAITSKQAVYSQIAAHYTDQAAQLKGIEEEQVAIDKGVAGLAAEESKAQSTLQRFDFEIHAVKRQVENLNLPGLPQDYLDYFFVVSKEIERLDHDINKLVINMDDITKQLIVIQADLATLKEKTTDLMDSAILAEQLLQYANRYKTNHEEVQAASVSAQQLFNEGHDYAHSLEVIATAIDKVDPGAYKRIEDSYYAQKKDDVE
- a CDS encoding YueI family protein, which encodes MADTDKQPVDRLQTAMHGTPELHPDQQHKYLGTFRERVELAVTVYQIKRHHYVDQLNQAFQAHPDYRLLINGNLDQDILGPYLRAVAQTDVQFTIKTDAVYRTEDTNYALVFAAPTAINQPNIDIDQCYQPVNDTPNKPTKSTGLFGHFKKLL
- a CDS encoding GAF domain-containing protein; translated protein: MSTTETSLMNQQLDALLYEETNLIANLANASALIKTTDTNLNWAGFYLYNSKTDQLDLGPFQGKVACMHIKSGAGVVGTAFDEQSSRRVADVHQFPGHIACDSASNSELVVPITKDGRKIGVLDLDSPDLDHFSAAAEAEMVEFVTILTQHID
- a CDS encoding DUF1054 family protein → MFTASDFKIFDEPTLAGRMHLIKTVIDPKFDALAVQLMPILTAQTGRPFYAHVAQHLRRYKNPPVDTWVAFSDERRRYKALPHFELGLWPDRLFIYLDLLDEGKAALQAQVTSADLQTWLAPLPADYVISNNHTVAQTEPATPTNITKAITTFDQYRHSELLIGRSLSLTSLLLQNNADQLAYLKQTLVTLSPIYVAIRQALES
- the thiI gene encoding tRNA uracil 4-sulfurtransferase ThiI — encoded protein: MQYTEIMVRYGELSTKGKNRRNFIDSLGRNVRKALHDFPTLKVHADRDRMHISLHDEDAQGVMDRLQLVFGIQNFSPSIRVAQDMDEVYATAIAMVQAQFKPGMTFKVNTRRSDHHFEYDTNEINDMLGGQILDHVAGIQVKMQHPDIVIRVEVRMNGIFLSSETINGAGGLPVGTAGKGMLMLSGGIDSPVAGYLGMKRGVDMEMVHFFSPPYTSEQALAKAKQLASTLASYSGSVKFIQIPFTEIQEEIKEKVPEGYLMTVQRRLMMRLMDAITRERHGKAIFNGESLGQVASQTMDSMIAINDVTALPVLRPVISMDKTEIIKVAEKIDTYNLSIMPFEDCCTIFAPPAPKTHPKLDRSRSYEERIDVAGLMQRAMDGIKISEIKPGENYMNAQEDVFAELL